One genomic region from Lathamus discolor isolate bLatDis1 chromosome 9, bLatDis1.hap1, whole genome shotgun sequence encodes:
- the LOC136019610 gene encoding uncharacterized protein LOC136019610 isoform X4, which produces MDPRKPCVTFTRLGEGEMAPQRMVVTLALLLGGCCTSAYPAYPESNRAQALKPTDFSLADGAGGFMAESKPAAGLRPSKSLNQALPAPWEGVSHDQRAARGNGEKRALQEDVPGPLGEDLDAFLWKMVAMGNLQSQGFTQADQAPPQPNKRACFWKYCVTK; this is translated from the exons ATG GATCCCAGGAAACCGTGCGTGACCTTTACTAGGCTTGGAGAAGGAGAGATGGCTCCCCAGAGGATGGTTGTCACCTTGGCACTACTGCTGGGGGGTTGCTGCACCAGTGCTTACCCTGCCTACCCTGAGAGCAACAGAGCCCAAG CACTCAAGCCAACAGATTTTAGCCTGGCTGATGGCGCAGGTGGCTTCATGGCTGAGAGCAAGCCTGCAGCAGGACTCCGGCCATCCAAGAGCCTGAACCAGGCTCTGCCTGCACCATGGGAAGGAGTGAGCCATGACCAGAGAGCAGCTCGTGGCAACG gagagaaaagagctCTCCAGGAGGATGTCCCTGGACCCTTG GGTGAAGACCTTGATGCATTCCTCTGGAAGATGGTGGCCATGGGCAATCTCCAGAGCCAGGGGTTTACCCAGGCAGACCAGGCTCCTCCACAGCCCAACAAGAGAG ctTGCTTCTGGAAATACTGTGTCACCAAGTGA
- the LOC136019609 gene encoding chloride intracellular channel protein 2-like: protein MESRQHSTTEEPEIELFVKAGLDGENIGNCPFCQRLFMVLWLKGVKFNVTTVDMTRKPEELKDLAPGTNPPFLLFNKELKTDFIKIEEFLEQTLGPPVYPHLSPKYKESFDVGSDIFAKFSAYVKNPRKEANISFEKALLREFQRLDIYLNTPLPDEIDQDSVEDVIISKRRFLDGDHLTLADCNLLPKLHIIKIAAKKYRNFEIPADMTGVWRYLTNAYACDEFSHTCPADEEIEHTYASVARKMT, encoded by the exons GCTGGTCTGGATGGAGAGAACATCGGGAACTGCCCCTTCTGCCAGCGCCTCTTCATGGTTCTGTGGCTGAAAGGGGTCAAGTTCAATGTCACCACAGTGGACATGACCAG GAAACCTGAAGAGTTGAAGGACTTAGCACCGGGCACCAACCCACCCTTCTTGCTGTTCAACAAGGAGCTGAAAACAGACTTCATCAAGATTGAGGAGTTCCTGGAGCAGACCCTGGGCCCACCCGT GTATCCGCACCTCAGTCCCAAGTACAAGGAGTCCTTCGATGTGGGGAGTGACATCTTTGCCAAGTTCTCGGCGTACGTCAAGAACCCACGCAAGGAAGCGAACATCA GCTTTGAGAAGGCCCTGCTGCGGGAGTTCCAGCGCCTGGACATTTACCTGAACACGCCTCTCCCTGATGAGATCGACCAGGACAGTGTGGAAGATGTCATCATCTCCAAGAGGAGGTTTCTGGATGGAGACCATCTGACACTGGCTGACTGCAACCTCCTGCCCAAACTGCACATCATCAAA ATTGCAGCCAAAAAGTACCGCAACTTTGAGATCCCGGCGGACATGACAGGCGTGTGGCGCTACCTCACCAACGCGTATGCCTGCGACGAGTTCAGCCACACGTGTCCTGCGGATGAGGAGATCGAGCACACCTATGCCAGCGTGGCCAGGAAGATGACCTAA
- the LOC136019610 gene encoding uncharacterized protein LOC136019610 isoform X3, producing MDPRKPCVTFTRLGEGEMAPQRMVVTLALLLGGCCTSAYPAYPESNRAQALKPTDFSLADGAGGFMAESKPAAGLRPSKSLNQALPAPWEGVSHDQRAARGNGEKRALQEDVPGPLQGEDLDAFLWKMVAMGNLQSQGFTQADQAPPQPNKRACFWKYCVTK from the exons ATG GATCCCAGGAAACCGTGCGTGACCTTTACTAGGCTTGGAGAAGGAGAGATGGCTCCCCAGAGGATGGTTGTCACCTTGGCACTACTGCTGGGGGGTTGCTGCACCAGTGCTTACCCTGCCTACCCTGAGAGCAACAGAGCCCAAG CACTCAAGCCAACAGATTTTAGCCTGGCTGATGGCGCAGGTGGCTTCATGGCTGAGAGCAAGCCTGCAGCAGGACTCCGGCCATCCAAGAGCCTGAACCAGGCTCTGCCTGCACCATGGGAAGGAGTGAGCCATGACCAGAGAGCAGCTCGTGGCAACG gagagaaaagagctCTCCAGGAGGATGTCCCTGGACCCTTG CAGGGTGAAGACCTTGATGCATTCCTCTGGAAGATGGTGGCCATGGGCAATCTCCAGAGCCAGGGGTTTACCCAGGCAGACCAGGCTCCTCCACAGCCCAACAAGAGAG ctTGCTTCTGGAAATACTGTGTCACCAAGTGA
- the LOC136019610 gene encoding uncharacterized protein LOC136019610 isoform X2 has product MAPQRMVVTLALLLGGCCTSAYPAYPESNRAQALKPTDFSLADGAGGFMAESKPAAGLRPSKSLNQALPAPWEGVSHDQRAARGNGEKRALQEDVPGPLGHSTRVMGLLCHSRVKTLMHSSGRWWPWAISRARGLPRQTRLLHSPTRELASGNTVSPSEGLRRSSASHILPPRSQRLPSTPDPAGLIALSCERALVPCGESGEGLQQRRVLCGRGRVL; this is encoded by the exons ATGGCTCCCCAGAGGATGGTTGTCACCTTGGCACTACTGCTGGGGGGTTGCTGCACCAGTGCTTACCCTGCCTACCCTGAGAGCAACAGAGCCCAAG CACTCAAGCCAACAGATTTTAGCCTGGCTGATGGCGCAGGTGGCTTCATGGCTGAGAGCAAGCCTGCAGCAGGACTCCGGCCATCCAAGAGCCTGAACCAGGCTCTGCCTGCACCATGGGAAGGAGTGAGCCATGACCAGAGAGCAGCTCGTGGCAACG gagagaaaagagctCTCCAGGAGGATGTCCCTGGACCCTTG GGGCACAGCACACGGGTGATGGGGCTGCTGTGCCACAGCAGGGTGAAGACCTTGATGCATTCCTCTGGAAGATGGTGGCCATGGGCAATCTCCAGAGCCAGGGGTTTACCCAGGCAGACCAGGCTCCTCCACAGCCCAACAAGAGAG ctTGCTTCTGGAAATACTGTGTCACCAAGTGAGGGGCTCAGGAGGAGCTCTGCCAGCCACATCCTGCCACCGCGATCCCAGCGCCTTCCATCCACACCTGACCCTGCTGGACTGATTGCACTGAGCTGTGAAAGGGCTCTGGTCCCCTGTGGGGAAAGCGGGGAGggtctgcagcagaggagggtGTTGTGCGGCAGGGGAAGAGTGCTGTGA
- the LOC136019610 gene encoding uncharacterized protein LOC136019610 isoform X1: MDPRKPCVTFTRLGEGEMAPQRMVVTLALLLGGCCTSAYPAYPESNRAQALKPTDFSLADGAGGFMAESKPAAGLRPSKSLNQALPAPWEGVSHDQRAARGNGEKRALQEDVPGPLGHSTRVMGLLCHSRVKTLMHSSGRWWPWAISRARGLPRQTRLLHSPTRELASGNTVSPSEGLRRSSASHILPPRSQRLPSTPDPAGLIALSCERALVPCGESGEGLQQRRVLCGRGRVL; encoded by the exons ATG GATCCCAGGAAACCGTGCGTGACCTTTACTAGGCTTGGAGAAGGAGAGATGGCTCCCCAGAGGATGGTTGTCACCTTGGCACTACTGCTGGGGGGTTGCTGCACCAGTGCTTACCCTGCCTACCCTGAGAGCAACAGAGCCCAAG CACTCAAGCCAACAGATTTTAGCCTGGCTGATGGCGCAGGTGGCTTCATGGCTGAGAGCAAGCCTGCAGCAGGACTCCGGCCATCCAAGAGCCTGAACCAGGCTCTGCCTGCACCATGGGAAGGAGTGAGCCATGACCAGAGAGCAGCTCGTGGCAACG gagagaaaagagctCTCCAGGAGGATGTCCCTGGACCCTTG GGGCACAGCACACGGGTGATGGGGCTGCTGTGCCACAGCAGGGTGAAGACCTTGATGCATTCCTCTGGAAGATGGTGGCCATGGGCAATCTCCAGAGCCAGGGGTTTACCCAGGCAGACCAGGCTCCTCCACAGCCCAACAAGAGAG ctTGCTTCTGGAAATACTGTGTCACCAAGTGAGGGGCTCAGGAGGAGCTCTGCCAGCCACATCCTGCCACCGCGATCCCAGCGCCTTCCATCCACACCTGACCCTGCTGGACTGATTGCACTGAGCTGTGAAAGGGCTCTGGTCCCCTGTGGGGAAAGCGGGGAGggtctgcagcagaggagggtGTTGTGCGGCAGGGGAAGAGTGCTGTGA